In Desulfovibrio sp. Fe33, a genomic segment contains:
- a CDS encoding MarR family winged helix-turn-helix transcriptional regulator gives MSRVFANDLAARFAEAGVKITVEQWRALLPAYKTEGLTQGRLCDMLSQEKTGVSRLVAALEKHGLLRREADKDDRRVKCIYITGKGRELVDFTMDIVLESREALVRHVDPENLAVCKRVLWEILEPHLDEACCMRNKSC, from the coding sequence GTGTCCCGTGTTTTCGCCAACGACCTGGCCGCCCGCTTCGCCGAAGCCGGGGTGAAAATCACGGTGGAGCAGTGGCGCGCCCTGTTGCCCGCGTACAAGACCGAAGGGCTGACCCAGGGCCGGCTTTGTGATATGCTCTCTCAGGAAAAAACCGGGGTCAGCCGACTTGTGGCGGCCCTGGAAAAGCATGGTCTCCTGCGTCGTGAGGCGGACAAGGACGACCGCAGGGTGAAGTGTATATACATCACCGGCAAAGGACGTGAATTGGTGGATTTCACCATGGACATAGTCCTGGAGAGCCGGGAGGCGCTGGTCAGGCACGTGGACCCTGAGAACCTCGCCGTGTGCAAACGGGTCCTGTGGGAAATCCTCGAACCTCATCTGGACGAGGCCTGTTGCATGAGGAACAAATCATGTTGA